Proteins co-encoded in one Kribbella qitaiheensis genomic window:
- a CDS encoding MGMT family protein, translating to MDREEYVEAVLLAVESIPPGTVATYGDIAAYVGQGGPRQVGAIMREYGGGVPWWRVIRASGIPAEEVGDTQLELLRGDGVRVTNGKVNLHQSRWTPND from the coding sequence GTGGACAGGGAGGAATACGTAGAAGCAGTCCTGCTGGCCGTCGAGTCGATCCCGCCCGGCACCGTCGCGACGTACGGCGACATCGCCGCCTACGTAGGCCAAGGCGGCCCCCGTCAGGTCGGCGCCATCATGCGCGAGTACGGCGGCGGTGTCCCCTGGTGGCGCGTGATCCGAGCCAGCGGCATCCCCGCCGAAGAAGTAGGCGACACCCAACTGGAACTCCTCCGCGGCGACGGCGTCCGAGTAACCAACGGCAAAGTAAACCTCCACCAATCCCGCTGGACCCCCAACGACTAG
- a CDS encoding DUF2277 domain-containing protein, which translates to MCRNITVLRGLEPAATSEEVYAAALQYVRKVTGVGSLSATTRGPIERAAAEVARITEELLAEMPDRRVPPQTVPPLRRPEVRARLGLD; encoded by the coding sequence ATGTGCAGAAACATCACCGTTCTCCGTGGACTAGAGCCGGCGGCGACCTCCGAAGAGGTGTACGCGGCTGCCCTGCAGTACGTGCGCAAGGTGACCGGGGTCGGCTCCCTGAGCGCGACCACTCGCGGTCCGATCGAGCGCGCCGCCGCCGAGGTGGCCCGGATCACCGAGGAGTTGCTGGCCGAGATGCCGGACCGCCGGGTGCCGCCGCAGACCGTGCCCCCGCTACGCAGACCCGAAGTACGGGCTCGTCTCGGCCTCGACTGA
- a CDS encoding DUF6624 domain-containing protein — MHEELRSELLGRLDADRAAVAALLASADEYRESFASRPEAAASIVWPYGLLEWAPAETAPATVRRVITVVHENTKWLGQIITQYGWPGRSLVGEDGADAAWLILQHVGSGVPTIGTPEGLAFQRTCLPILEDAVLKGEAHPRHLAHLADNLHARADEPPEFAVLISAYSVVDGQAVFTHPTDLAAIDRRRAEIGLSPFAEDVRRRSLAEPQSPTGAHRIEPWAR, encoded by the coding sequence ATGCATGAAGAGTTGCGAAGCGAGTTGCTCGGGCGGTTGGACGCCGACCGTGCGGCGGTGGCGGCGCTCCTCGCGTCAGCCGACGAGTACCGCGAATCGTTTGCCTCCCGACCGGAAGCGGCTGCCAGCATTGTCTGGCCCTACGGGCTGCTCGAGTGGGCACCTGCCGAGACCGCACCTGCCACGGTTCGCCGGGTGATCACCGTCGTCCACGAGAACACCAAGTGGCTGGGGCAGATCATCACCCAGTACGGGTGGCCGGGGAGGTCGCTCGTCGGTGAGGACGGGGCCGACGCGGCCTGGCTGATCCTCCAGCACGTCGGCTCCGGCGTGCCGACCATCGGAACCCCCGAGGGCCTGGCCTTCCAACGCACCTGCCTGCCGATTCTCGAAGACGCCGTACTGAAAGGCGAAGCTCACCCTCGCCATCTGGCCCACCTCGCCGACAACCTCCACGCCCGAGCCGACGAGCCGCCGGAGTTCGCAGTACTGATTTCCGCGTACTCCGTCGTCGACGGCCAAGCAGTCTTCACCCACCCAACCGACCTGGCCGCGATAGACCGCCGCCGAGCCGAGATCGGCCTCTCCCCCTTCGCCGAGGACGTCCGCCGCCGCTCCCTCGCCGAGCCCCAATCACCCACAGGCGCACATCGAATAGAGCCCTGGGCCCGCTAG
- a CDS encoding HIT family protein codes for MVVLVFGVGVFNHEPVDYRCPFCLVASGGEDEVTAQDDLVLESVGAFAFVSSRWWPNNKGQVLVAPRAHHENLYDLPAADGYAVHDLVREVAVAIRSTYGCSGVSTRQHNEPDGHQDAWHLHVHVFPRYRGDNLYGTRHLETTATPDERAPYAQKLRRYFADA; via the coding sequence GTGGTGGTTCTCGTCTTTGGGGTTGGTGTGTTCAATCATGAGCCGGTTGATTATCGGTGTCCGTTCTGTTTGGTGGCGTCTGGTGGTGAGGATGAGGTGACTGCGCAGGACGATCTGGTGCTGGAGTCGGTGGGGGCGTTTGCGTTTGTGTCGTCCCGGTGGTGGCCGAACAACAAGGGGCAGGTGTTGGTCGCGCCGCGGGCGCATCACGAGAATCTGTACGATCTGCCGGCCGCCGACGGGTACGCGGTACATGATCTGGTTCGTGAGGTCGCGGTTGCGATCCGGTCGACGTACGGGTGTAGCGGGGTGTCGACGCGGCAGCACAACGAGCCTGATGGACATCAGGACGCTTGGCATCTGCATGTCCATGTCTTTCCTCGCTACCGCGGCGACAACCTTTATGGCACGCGCCATCTAGAAACCACGGCTACGCCCGACGAGCGAGCGCCGTACGCGCAAAAGTTGCGGAGGTACTTCGCCGATGCATGA
- a CDS encoding TetR/AcrR family transcriptional regulator, which produces MSTSQDLDRRGRRRQQTIDEILDVAVALMESEGVAALSLSAVARQVGMQPPSLYQYFASKMAIYDALFQRGAEQVCGAQRAARAAATTTDQLRLGLIGVTAFGQWCMENQVLSQLLFWRTVPGFEPSPEAFAPAQDMVEDLRSNLRAAVEAGQLEPTAVSEEGIALFTAMTAGLLSQQMANEPHATYEEGRFTRLMPVVVDMFYERYKPTRGKT; this is translated from the coding sequence ATGTCGACATCACAAGACCTCGACCGCCGTGGACGCCGCCGCCAGCAGACGATCGACGAGATCCTCGACGTCGCCGTGGCGTTGATGGAGTCCGAGGGCGTCGCCGCCCTGAGTCTGTCCGCGGTGGCCCGCCAGGTCGGCATGCAGCCGCCCTCGCTCTACCAGTACTTCGCTTCCAAGATGGCGATCTACGACGCGCTCTTCCAGCGCGGCGCCGAGCAGGTCTGCGGCGCGCAGCGCGCCGCCCGGGCCGCCGCAACCACGACGGACCAACTCCGGCTCGGGCTGATCGGAGTCACCGCGTTCGGCCAGTGGTGCATGGAGAACCAGGTTCTCAGTCAATTGCTCTTCTGGCGCACGGTTCCGGGGTTCGAGCCGTCGCCGGAGGCCTTCGCCCCGGCCCAGGACATGGTGGAAGACCTTCGGAGCAACCTGCGGGCCGCGGTCGAGGCCGGGCAGCTCGAACCCACCGCGGTCAGCGAAGAGGGGATCGCCCTGTTCACGGCGATGACGGCCGGTCTGTTGTCCCAGCAGATGGCGAACGAGCCCCACGCGACGTACGAGGAAGGCCGGTTCACCCGGCTGATGCCCGTCGTCGTCGACATGTTCTACGAGCGGTACAAGCCAACCAGGGGGAAGACATGA
- a CDS encoding TIGR03560 family F420-dependent LLM class oxidoreductase: MRFAIKTRPEHTTWQQMRDVWIAADEFEIFESAWHWDHFYPLSGDMAGPNLEAWTTLAALAQATKRIRVGCQVSGMIYRHPAVLANMAATTDIISGGRLELGIGAGWNQLECDAYGIDLPPLKERFDRFDEGVEAMVALLTQKVANFDGQYIKLTDAYCEPKAVQTPHPPITIGGKGPKRTLRAVARWAQQWNVIVPNPEEWTPLKEILLGHCADLGRDPAEITCSVNVRIDPDQPLDKAVADAAAYGEAGVDLVVMNLPLDAPPSAVEPLAKALASLA, from the coding sequence ATGCGGTTTGCGATCAAGACCAGGCCCGAGCACACGACATGGCAGCAGATGCGCGACGTCTGGATCGCGGCGGACGAGTTCGAGATCTTCGAGTCGGCCTGGCACTGGGACCACTTCTACCCGCTCAGCGGCGACATGGCCGGCCCGAACCTGGAGGCGTGGACCACGCTCGCGGCACTGGCTCAGGCGACCAAGCGGATCCGGGTCGGCTGCCAGGTGAGCGGGATGATCTACCGGCACCCCGCAGTCCTGGCGAACATGGCCGCGACCACCGACATCATCTCCGGCGGCCGCCTCGAACTCGGCATCGGCGCCGGCTGGAACCAGCTGGAGTGCGACGCGTACGGGATCGACCTGCCGCCGCTGAAGGAACGCTTCGACCGGTTCGACGAGGGCGTCGAGGCGATGGTCGCGCTGCTCACCCAGAAGGTCGCGAACTTCGACGGTCAGTACATCAAGCTCACCGACGCGTACTGCGAACCGAAGGCCGTCCAGACCCCGCACCCGCCGATCACCATCGGCGGCAAGGGCCCCAAGCGCACCCTGCGCGCGGTCGCCCGCTGGGCCCAGCAGTGGAACGTGATCGTGCCGAACCCCGAGGAATGGACCCCGCTCAAGGAGATCCTGCTCGGCCATTGCGCCGACCTCGGCCGCGACCCCGCCGAGATCACCTGCTCGGTCAACGTCCGCATCGACCCCGACCAACCCCTCGACAAGGCCGTCGCCGACGCCGCCGCCTACGGCGAAGCAGGCGTCGACCTGGTCGTCATGAACCTTCCCCTGGACGCCCCACCCTCGGCAGTAGAACCCCTGGCCAAGGCCCTGGCCTCTTTGGCCTAG
- a CDS encoding helix-turn-helix domain-containing protein encodes MPVTEPEPDLLKKIDRIINRGSEVTLVHGRSSVEVTGEALAALRQIVAALNAGPLSLLIGDSWDTELTSQEAADLLNVSRPYVVKLAREGKIPHVRVGNRHRFLLSDIQEHGRRQRLDREQALASIAPEDGYSDEDF; translated from the coding sequence GTGCCGGTCACCGAGCCGGAGCCGGATCTGCTCAAGAAGATCGACCGGATCATCAACCGAGGTTCCGAAGTGACGCTGGTCCATGGCAGGTCGAGCGTGGAGGTGACAGGCGAGGCGCTGGCGGCTTTGCGGCAGATCGTCGCCGCGCTCAATGCCGGACCGCTCAGCCTGCTCATCGGGGACAGCTGGGACACAGAACTGACCAGCCAGGAAGCCGCCGACTTGCTGAACGTCTCACGGCCGTACGTCGTGAAGCTTGCGCGCGAAGGCAAGATTCCGCATGTCCGGGTGGGCAACCGGCACAGGTTCTTGCTGTCCGACATCCAGGAACACGGTCGGCGTCAGCGCCTCGATCGCGAGCAGGCACTGGCATCGATCGCCCCCGAAGATGGCTATTCGGACGAGGACTTCTGA
- a CDS encoding ATP-dependent DNA helicase has product MTRAKLTSTAELCDLLEIPFSDQQLEAITAPLAPGVIVAGAGSGKTTAMAARVVWLICTGQVQPEEVLGLTFTKKAANELDVKIRDDLTKAGVLGSTLPPDQHPILAAHLRSNLDAWQTEESGEPVVSTYHAFAGTLISEHGLRLGLEPDVRVLADATRFQLAGRVVRRSAGPIRFASHHVPTLVNSLLSLDGELADHLIRADDVRAHDEAVRAEVAAARKQTVDVKKLAETALKRNEILQLVEEYQKYKGERGVVDFADQMALGARLAEECPEVPLIERARYKVVLLDEYQDTSVSQRRMLTALFSGGGHPVTAVGDPCQAIYGWRGASVANLDDFPEHFPNADGTPATRYVLSVNRRCGSKILAAANQHAAELYQQHPGVIPLEAPENAPEGAITVGLFETRSQEIEWVADAVVAAHKTTNRRWKDIGILMRTNTDLSAVHEALIARKVPVEVVGLGGLLALPEVVDVVATLQAVNDLTANAAMLRILTGPRYRIGHRDLALLANRSRILADAGDRPAADDLVAALDAAVAGMDSTEVISLAEAVDDPGPDGWGYSAEAMTRFRELSVELRDLRAHAGEPLLDLVRRVISTIGLDVELTATPDHVDSGRRDHLAAFLDAVGNFVSTESDGSLDGLLAYLAAEEEYAAGLDLAVPSEADSVKLLTTHRSKGLEWPVVFVPTLVQKVFPSDRGRDKWTTNAKVLPWPLRGDAETLPDFHDLSNAGLKAFADECKEVNSLEERRLGYVAFTRAKELLVATGHWWGPTQKRPRGPSTYLEVLKKHAGERVISWAPQPELADENPELAEQTQAPWPAPYDAAAYQRRLESVALVQLSREEGPSLDAEESLLLDEQATVARWDSELERLLSEARESRSRKAYDVELPAALSATQVMRLAKDPDGLASELARPMPRKPNRAARFGTRFHAWVESYFGQQFLIDPDDLPGAADEGIVDDTDLTELMDAFRIGPYGEKMPYEIEAPFALSIGGRVVRGRIDAVYQVIRPDGSRGYEVIDWKTSRTETTDPLQLAIYRVAWAELLGIPITQVTAAFYYVRTGDVTHPENLPDKPALIALLNG; this is encoded by the coding sequence GTGACTCGCGCGAAGCTCACGTCGACGGCCGAGCTCTGCGATCTCCTCGAGATCCCGTTCAGCGACCAGCAGTTGGAGGCGATCACGGCTCCGCTCGCGCCGGGTGTGATCGTGGCCGGCGCCGGGTCGGGCAAGACCACGGCGATGGCTGCCCGGGTCGTCTGGCTGATCTGCACCGGGCAGGTTCAGCCGGAAGAGGTGCTCGGGCTGACCTTCACCAAGAAGGCGGCAAATGAGCTCGACGTGAAGATCCGCGACGACCTCACGAAGGCCGGCGTGCTGGGCTCGACCTTGCCACCCGACCAGCACCCGATCCTCGCCGCGCACCTGCGGAGCAACCTCGACGCTTGGCAGACCGAGGAGTCCGGCGAGCCGGTCGTCTCGACGTACCACGCCTTCGCCGGCACCTTGATCTCCGAGCACGGCCTGCGGCTCGGCCTCGAACCAGACGTCCGGGTGCTCGCCGACGCGACCCGGTTCCAGCTCGCGGGACGCGTCGTACGCCGGTCCGCCGGGCCGATCCGGTTCGCGTCGCACCACGTGCCGACGCTGGTGAACAGCCTGCTTTCGCTCGACGGCGAGCTCGCTGACCACCTGATCCGCGCGGACGACGTACGGGCTCATGATGAGGCAGTCCGGGCCGAGGTCGCCGCGGCGCGCAAGCAGACAGTCGACGTGAAGAAGCTGGCCGAGACCGCGCTGAAGCGGAACGAGATCCTGCAGCTGGTCGAGGAGTACCAGAAGTACAAGGGCGAGCGGGGCGTGGTCGACTTCGCGGACCAGATGGCGCTCGGCGCGCGGCTGGCCGAGGAGTGCCCTGAGGTCCCGCTGATCGAGCGAGCGCGGTACAAGGTCGTGCTGCTGGACGAGTACCAGGACACGTCGGTGTCGCAGCGGCGGATGCTCACCGCGTTGTTCTCCGGCGGCGGGCATCCGGTCACGGCCGTCGGCGATCCGTGCCAGGCGATCTATGGCTGGCGCGGCGCCTCGGTGGCGAACTTGGACGATTTCCCCGAGCACTTCCCGAACGCGGACGGTACGCCGGCGACCCGCTACGTGCTGAGTGTGAATCGTCGGTGTGGCAGCAAGATTCTGGCCGCGGCCAACCAACATGCGGCCGAGCTCTATCAGCAACACCCCGGTGTGATTCCGCTCGAGGCGCCGGAGAACGCGCCCGAGGGAGCGATCACGGTCGGCCTGTTCGAGACGCGCTCGCAGGAGATCGAGTGGGTCGCGGACGCCGTCGTCGCCGCGCACAAGACGACGAACCGCCGGTGGAAGGACATCGGCATCCTGATGCGGACCAACACCGACCTCAGCGCGGTCCACGAGGCGCTGATCGCGCGGAAGGTGCCGGTCGAGGTGGTCGGCCTCGGCGGACTGCTCGCGCTGCCCGAGGTGGTCGATGTGGTCGCCACACTCCAAGCGGTCAACGACCTGACAGCGAACGCGGCGATGCTGCGGATCCTCACCGGCCCGCGCTACCGGATCGGTCACCGCGACCTGGCGCTGCTCGCGAACCGGTCGAGGATCCTCGCGGACGCGGGGGACCGCCCGGCCGCCGACGACCTGGTCGCTGCGCTGGACGCGGCCGTCGCCGGGATGGACTCGACCGAGGTGATCTCGCTCGCCGAGGCCGTCGACGACCCGGGACCTGACGGTTGGGGGTACTCCGCCGAGGCGATGACCAGGTTCCGCGAGCTGTCGGTCGAGCTGCGGGACCTGCGCGCGCACGCCGGGGAGCCGCTGCTCGATCTGGTCCGCCGGGTGATCAGCACGATCGGGCTGGACGTGGAGCTCACCGCGACGCCTGATCACGTCGACTCCGGCCGGCGCGACCACCTGGCCGCGTTCCTCGATGCCGTCGGCAACTTCGTCTCGACCGAGTCGGACGGATCACTCGACGGACTGCTCGCGTATCTGGCGGCCGAGGAGGAGTACGCGGCCGGCCTCGACCTCGCCGTACCGAGTGAAGCCGATTCGGTGAAGCTGCTGACCACGCACCGGTCGAAGGGTCTGGAGTGGCCGGTCGTGTTCGTGCCGACGCTGGTGCAGAAGGTGTTCCCGTCGGATCGCGGCCGGGACAAGTGGACCACCAACGCGAAGGTGCTGCCTTGGCCGTTGCGCGGTGACGCCGAGACGCTGCCCGACTTTCACGACCTGTCGAACGCGGGGTTGAAGGCGTTCGCCGACGAGTGCAAAGAGGTCAACTCGCTGGAGGAGCGCCGCCTCGGGTACGTCGCTTTCACACGCGCCAAGGAGCTCCTAGTCGCCACCGGGCACTGGTGGGGGCCGACGCAGAAACGCCCGCGCGGGCCCTCGACGTACCTGGAAGTGCTGAAGAAGCATGCGGGGGAGCGGGTCATCTCGTGGGCTCCGCAGCCCGAGTTGGCCGATGAGAACCCGGAGTTGGCCGAGCAGACCCAGGCACCTTGGCCCGCCCCGTACGACGCGGCCGCCTACCAACGGCGACTCGAATCGGTGGCGCTGGTGCAGCTGTCCCGCGAGGAGGGGCCGTCGCTCGACGCCGAGGAGTCATTGCTGCTGGACGAACAGGCGACGGTGGCGCGCTGGGACTCCGAGCTCGAACGATTGTTGTCAGAGGCAAGGGAAAGCCGGAGCCGGAAGGCGTACGACGTCGAGCTGCCGGCCGCGTTGTCCGCGACCCAGGTGATGCGGCTGGCGAAGGACCCGGACGGGCTGGCGTCCGAGCTGGCCCGGCCGATGCCGCGCAAACCCAACCGGGCGGCGCGATTCGGCACCAGGTTCCACGCCTGGGTGGAGAGCTACTTCGGCCAGCAGTTCCTGATCGACCCGGACGACCTGCCCGGCGCGGCGGACGAGGGCATCGTCGACGACACCGACCTGACCGAGCTGATGGACGCGTTCCGGATCGGCCCGTACGGCGAGAAGATGCCGTACGAGATCGAAGCCCCGTTCGCCCTCTCCATCGGCGGCCGGGTGGTCCGGGGCCGCATCGACGCCGTCTACCAGGTGATCCGTCCCGACGGCTCCCGCGGCTACGAGGTGATCGACTGGAAAACCAGCCGCACCGAAACAACCGACCCCCTCCAGCTAGCCATCTACCGAGTCGCCTGGGCTGAACTCCTGGGCATCCCCATCACACAGGTAACCGCGGCCTTCTACTACGTCCGCACCGGCGACGTGACCCACCCCGAAAACCTCCCGGACAAGCCCGCCCTGATCGCCCTCCTCAACGGCTAG
- a CDS encoding Uma2 family endonuclease, whose translation MGAVQRLEPDPFTLADLDALPADGRQHELVDGLHLVTPAPTPLHQSAVGELYHRLRLGCPRDLKVFPAPLDFRPTPHRSLQPDVLVVRREDIGPKTVERPLLLAVEVLSPATRAKDLLLKRGLYEDADVLSYWIFDPDQEQLTVLELVDGRYVERAVVKGSDAFEAELPFPVRIVPAELVD comes from the coding sequence ATGGGAGCTGTGCAGAGACTTGAGCCTGATCCGTTCACGTTGGCGGACCTCGACGCTCTACCAGCGGACGGCCGGCAGCACGAACTGGTCGACGGGCTCCATCTGGTGACGCCCGCGCCGACGCCGCTGCATCAGTCTGCAGTGGGCGAGCTTTATCACCGGCTGCGGCTCGGCTGTCCTCGTGATCTCAAGGTGTTCCCGGCTCCGCTGGATTTCCGGCCGACGCCACATCGTTCGCTCCAACCCGACGTCCTGGTCGTACGCCGAGAAGACATCGGACCCAAGACGGTGGAGCGCCCTCTGCTGCTGGCCGTCGAGGTGTTGTCGCCGGCGACTCGCGCGAAGGACCTACTTCTGAAGCGCGGACTGTACGAGGACGCCGACGTTCTGTCCTACTGGATCTTTGATCCTGACCAAGAGCAACTCACGGTGCTTGAGTTGGTTGACGGGCGGTACGTCGAGCGGGCTGTTGTGAAGGGTAGTGATGCCTTTGAGGCTGAGCTGCCGTTCCCGGTGCGGATCGTGCCTGCGGAGCTGGTGGACTAG
- a CDS encoding ATP-dependent helicase, whose product MLDADQQSVVDHPGGPLLVLAGPGTGKTTTLVEAVVDRVSNRGLSPDEVLVLTFGRKAATELRDRITGRLGRTTKVMPSMTFHSFCYALLRRFTPADAFDVPLRLPSGPEQSLRLSEALAGSREVGMTKWPSSLHPALKTRGFTDEVQAVIGKARQLGLDPEDLSAIGQSASRSEWVAVGDFFEEYLQILDHEQVLDYSELIHRAVILAQQPEVQAKLREEFKVVFVDEYQDTDPGQTKLLQAIAGDGRDLVVVGDPDQSIYTFRGADVRGLLRFTDEFRTAAGDEAAQIALATTRRFGTTLSRVSRNVVNRLGVPGTLDRDTFDRFRNPDAGSCVFGPGKVEANLYSTSGAELEHIADLLRRAHVQDGVGWHEMAVLVRSGTWSIPPLRRALAAAGIPVDIAGDELPLSREPAVRPMLLALRAVADPVTLTVDVVRALALSPLGAMDAGQLRRLARVLRRRDREVANGQRLPRSSDELLREALMNPLLLDEQASPAEARFVALGERLLKARNIVTAGAAPDEVMWSLWSESPWLRRLRGQANSGGETARAANRDLDSLCALFDAASRAEEQVGFKGVSAFLSELESLDIAGDNRFDATYRENGVQLMTAHRSKGLQWRLVVVASVQEGQWPDLRRRGSLLEPDRLGPDGLVEPLTAGAMLAEERRLFYVAITRARERLIVTAVQAPEADGDQPSRLLAELDIPLKLVAGRPRRPLSLPGLVADLRCVLSDPASSPALKRVAADKLAHLADAVDEREYALVPTADPERWWGVRERTKSERPVANPDKPVPLTGSALTTIVDCPLRWFLQRRAGGETPSTSAIGFGMVLHTLADAVASGTLPPEIDELNGWLDKVWTQLEFESSWISDRERVEAEEALRRFVAWHKGRPDRTLLGTEVEFDVLLPDENKPAVQVKGRMDRLEQDGDGEIRVIDLKTGRNMPTKPALARHVQLAIYQRAITSRQMKALGDDPRSGGAELVQLRHDDVGLPKVQGQAPLETDDDGRTWLDEAVEDAAEMVRSEEFVAKRNDGCARCDVRGLCPIQPEGREIV is encoded by the coding sequence GTGCTGGATGCTGACCAGCAATCCGTCGTCGATCATCCCGGCGGCCCGCTGCTCGTGCTTGCCGGTCCTGGCACCGGCAAGACGACCACCTTGGTCGAGGCTGTCGTCGACCGCGTCAGCAATCGCGGCCTCAGCCCCGACGAGGTCCTCGTCCTCACCTTCGGCCGCAAGGCCGCGACCGAGCTCCGTGATCGCATCACCGGGCGCCTCGGCCGGACCACGAAGGTCATGCCGTCCATGACCTTCCACTCCTTCTGTTATGCACTCCTCCGCAGATTCACCCCCGCCGACGCCTTCGACGTGCCACTCCGCCTCCCCTCCGGCCCCGAGCAGTCGCTAAGACTCAGCGAAGCGCTCGCGGGCAGTCGTGAGGTCGGTATGACGAAGTGGCCGAGCAGCCTCCACCCTGCGCTCAAGACGCGCGGCTTCACCGACGAGGTGCAGGCCGTCATAGGCAAGGCGCGGCAGCTCGGGCTCGACCCGGAGGACCTGTCCGCGATCGGCCAGTCGGCCAGCCGTTCGGAGTGGGTCGCGGTCGGCGACTTCTTCGAGGAGTATCTGCAGATCCTCGACCACGAGCAGGTGCTGGACTACTCCGAGCTGATCCACCGCGCGGTCATCCTGGCCCAGCAACCCGAAGTACAGGCCAAGCTCCGCGAGGAGTTCAAGGTCGTCTTCGTCGATGAGTACCAGGACACCGATCCCGGTCAGACCAAGCTGCTCCAGGCCATCGCGGGCGACGGCCGCGACCTTGTCGTCGTGGGCGATCCGGACCAGTCGATCTACACGTTCCGCGGCGCCGACGTCCGCGGTCTGCTGCGATTCACCGACGAGTTCCGTACTGCGGCCGGCGACGAGGCGGCCCAGATCGCCCTCGCGACGACGCGAAGATTCGGTACTACGTTGTCGCGCGTCTCCCGCAACGTCGTGAACCGGCTGGGCGTGCCCGGCACCCTCGACCGCGACACCTTCGACCGGTTCCGCAACCCCGACGCCGGCAGCTGTGTCTTCGGACCGGGCAAGGTCGAGGCCAACCTCTACTCCACCAGCGGGGCCGAGCTCGAGCACATCGCCGACCTGCTCCGCCGCGCGCACGTGCAAGACGGTGTCGGCTGGCACGAGATGGCCGTGCTGGTCAGGTCTGGCACCTGGTCCATCCCTCCACTGCGCCGCGCTTTGGCCGCCGCCGGCATCCCGGTCGACATCGCCGGAGACGAGTTGCCGCTGTCGCGCGAGCCCGCAGTACGGCCGATGTTGCTCGCGCTAAGGGCAGTCGCGGATCCAGTCACGCTGACCGTCGACGTAGTCCGCGCCCTGGCGCTGTCGCCGCTGGGCGCGATGGATGCGGGGCAGCTGAGGCGCTTGGCCCGCGTACTGCGGAGGCGCGATCGCGAGGTCGCCAATGGCCAACGGCTCCCGCGATCCTCGGACGAACTGCTCCGCGAAGCCCTGATGAACCCGTTGCTCCTGGACGAGCAGGCCTCCCCGGCCGAGGCGCGGTTCGTCGCCCTCGGCGAGAGGTTGCTCAAGGCAAGGAATATCGTCACGGCCGGTGCCGCGCCGGACGAGGTGATGTGGTCGTTGTGGTCCGAGTCGCCATGGTTGCGACGGCTCCGCGGCCAGGCGAACAGCGGAGGAGAGACAGCCCGCGCGGCCAACCGGGATCTGGATTCGCTGTGCGCGTTGTTCGACGCGGCGAGCCGGGCCGAGGAGCAGGTCGGATTCAAGGGTGTCTCGGCGTTCCTCAGCGAGTTGGAGTCGCTGGACATCGCGGGCGACAACCGATTCGACGCGACGTACCGGGAAAACGGTGTGCAGCTGATGACCGCACACCGTTCCAAAGGACTGCAGTGGCGGCTGGTCGTCGTGGCGAGCGTGCAGGAAGGACAGTGGCCGGATCTCCGCCGCCGGGGATCGCTGCTGGAGCCTGACCGACTCGGGCCGGATGGGCTGGTCGAGCCGTTGACCGCCGGGGCGATGCTGGCCGAGGAGCGACGGCTGTTCTACGTGGCGATCACCAGAGCCCGCGAGCGGCTGATCGTGACGGCGGTGCAAGCGCCGGAAGCCGACGGCGATCAACCATCACGCTTACTTGCTGAGCTCGACATTCCTTTGAAACTCGTGGCCGGACGACCGCGACGACCGCTGTCACTGCCCGGGCTGGTCGCCGACCTGCGATGCGTGCTGTCCGACCCCGCCTCGTCGCCCGCGCTGAAGCGGGTCGCGGCGGACAAGTTGGCGCACCTGGCCGACGCGGTGGACGAGCGGGAGTACGCGCTGGTCCCGACCGCGGACCCGGAGCGCTGGTGGGGCGTGCGCGAGCGGACGAAGTCCGAGCGCCCAGTCGCGAACCCGGACAAGCCGGTGCCGCTGACAGGGAGTGCGCTGACGACGATCGTGGACTGCCCACTGCGCTGGTTCCTGCAACGGAGAGCAGGCGGCGAGACACCTAGTACTTCGGCGATCGGCTTCGGCATGGTGCTCCACACGCTGGCGGATGCGGTCGCCAGCGGGACGCTGCCGCCGGAGATCGACGAGCTGAACGGCTGGCTCGACAAGGTCTGGACGCAGCTGGAATTCGAGTCGAGCTGGATCTCGGACCGCGAGCGGGTCGAGGCGGAGGAAGCGCTGCGCCGGTTCGTCGCCTGGCACAAGGGCCGGCCCGATCGCACCTTGCTCGGCACCGAGGTGGAGTTCGACGTACTGCTCCCCGACGAGAACAAGCCGGCCGTCCAGGTGAAGGGCCGGATGGACCGGTTGGAGCAGGACGGCGACGGCGAGATTCGCGTGATCGACTTGAAGACCGGCCGGAACATGCCGACCAAACCTGCGCTGGCGAGGCACGTCCAGCTGGCGATCTACCAGCGCGCGATCACGTCCCGGCAGATGAAGGCGCTCGGGGACGATCCGCGCAGTGGCGGTGCCGAGCTGGTTCAGCTGCGCCATGACGATGTCGGTCTGCCGAAGGTCCAGGGTCAGGCGCCGCTCGAAACCGACGACGACGGCCGGACCTGGCTGGACGAGGCCGTCGAGGATGCGGCGGAGATGGTCCGCTCCGAGGAATTCGTTGCCAAACGCAACGACGGTTGCGCTCGTTGTGACGTGCGCGGCCTCTGTCCGATCCAGCCCGAAGGCCGGGAAATCGTCTGA